In a genomic window of Saccharothrix sp. HUAS TT1:
- a CDS encoding tetratricopeptide repeat protein, with product MTDVLELLRKGRLFRASGDPSGAARYLAEAAEHAPRDRTVLTELALAHFQSAALGKAEDVLTALVDLDPSDGYARLLLGRTLSRQSRHAEALPQLRLAAALTRDPEVEAEVTRVEARVTTDRGAPPPLP from the coding sequence ATGACCGACGTCCTGGAACTGCTGCGCAAGGGCCGCCTGTTCCGCGCCTCCGGCGACCCCAGCGGCGCCGCCCGCTACCTGGCGGAGGCCGCCGAGCACGCGCCGCGCGACCGGACCGTGCTGACCGAGCTGGCGCTGGCGCACTTCCAGTCCGCCGCGCTGGGCAAGGCCGAGGACGTCCTCACCGCCCTGGTCGACCTCGACCCGTCGGACGGCTACGCGCGCCTGCTGCTCGGCCGCACGCTCAGCAGGCAGAGCAGGCACGCCGAGGCGCTGCCCCAGCTGCGGCTGGCCGCGGCGCTGACGCGCGACCCCGAGGTCGAGGCCGAGGTGACCCGCGTCGAGGCGAGGGTCACCACAGACCGGGGGGCTCCTCCGCCTCTTCCTTGA
- a CDS encoding pirin family protein, giving the protein MPAVTADTLTLPRLPELPEATTPWRGVRKVVRARRFLEGEGFGVRRPFPGVELPDADPFLLLDHMGAVEYAPGEAKGAPWHPHRGFETVTYMIDGVFEHRDSTGGGGVITNGGTQWMTAGSGVLHSELPSQELVAKGGLFHGVQLWVNLPKAAKWTPPRYQDINAADTVLLSSDDGGALVRVIAGDVAGHRGPGRTRTPITYLHATLSPNARLTLPWPRDFTAMVYVLSGRGTVGADHRPLDEGHLAVFDDGAALTMRADTTWDVLVLGGLPLREPVARYGPFVMNTRAEILQAIEDFQAGRLGVTDVPHVTSADEELS; this is encoded by the coding sequence ATGCCCGCCGTCACCGCCGACACCCTGACCCTGCCCCGCCTGCCCGAGCTGCCCGAGGCCACGACGCCGTGGCGCGGGGTGCGGAAGGTCGTCCGGGCGCGCCGGTTCCTCGAAGGCGAGGGCTTCGGCGTCCGCCGCCCCTTCCCGGGCGTCGAACTGCCCGACGCGGACCCGTTCCTGCTCCTGGACCACATGGGCGCGGTCGAGTACGCGCCCGGTGAGGCGAAGGGCGCGCCCTGGCACCCGCACCGCGGCTTCGAGACCGTCACCTACATGATCGACGGCGTCTTCGAGCACCGGGACTCGACCGGCGGCGGTGGGGTGATCACCAACGGCGGCACGCAGTGGATGACCGCCGGCAGCGGTGTCCTGCACTCCGAGCTGCCGTCCCAGGAGCTGGTGGCCAAGGGCGGGCTGTTCCACGGCGTGCAGCTGTGGGTCAACCTGCCGAAGGCCGCCAAGTGGACCCCGCCCCGCTACCAGGACATCAACGCGGCCGACACCGTGCTGCTGTCCAGCGACGACGGCGGCGCGCTGGTCCGCGTGATCGCGGGCGACGTGGCGGGCCACCGGGGTCCCGGACGGACGCGCACGCCGATCACCTACCTGCACGCCACGCTCAGCCCGAACGCCCGCCTGACCCTGCCGTGGCCGCGCGACTTCACCGCGATGGTCTACGTGCTGTCCGGTCGCGGCACGGTCGGCGCGGACCACCGCCCGCTCGACGAAGGCCACCTGGCCGTCTTCGACGACGGCGCCGCGCTGACCATGCGGGCGGACACCACCTGGGACGTCCTGGTCCTGGGCGGACTGCCGCTGCGCGAGCCGGTCGCGCGCTACGGGCCGTTCGTGATGAACACGCGTGCCGAGATCCTGCAAGCCATCGAGGACTTCCAAGCCGGGCGACTGGGCGTGACCGACGTCCCGCACGTCACCTCGGCGGACGAGGAGCTGTCATGA
- a CDS encoding sirohydrochlorin chelatase: MTLVLVAHGTRDPAGAVVVEEIASLVRARLGGVPVRVAYADVRQPDVTSVLSSTSGPAVVVPAFLAAGYHVRTDIPAQVEASGHPDVVITDPIGPALLPALLARLVEAGWTAGDSVVLAAAGSSDPRALADVRAVAAALARRVGPVAIGYAATAEPRVGDVVASAPGRVAVASWLLAPGLFHRVVADSGAAVVAAPIGAHLRVVEAVLLRYYEARCFQDAA; the protein is encoded by the coding sequence ATGACCCTGGTGCTCGTCGCGCACGGCACCCGTGACCCGGCCGGGGCCGTGGTGGTGGAGGAGATCGCGTCGCTGGTGCGCGCCCGCCTGGGTGGCGTGCCGGTGCGGGTGGCCTACGCCGACGTGCGGCAACCGGACGTCACGTCGGTGCTGTCGTCCACCTCCGGCCCGGCCGTCGTCGTCCCGGCCTTCCTGGCGGCGGGCTACCACGTCCGAACGGACATCCCGGCCCAGGTCGAGGCATCGGGTCACCCGGACGTGGTGATCACCGACCCGATCGGCCCGGCCCTGCTGCCCGCCCTGCTGGCCCGCCTGGTCGAGGCGGGCTGGACCGCGGGCGACTCCGTCGTGCTGGCCGCCGCGGGCTCCTCGGACCCCCGCGCGCTGGCCGACGTCCGCGCCGTGGCCGCCGCCCTGGCCCGCCGGGTGGGCCCGGTGGCCATCGGCTACGCCGCCACCGCCGAACCCCGCGTCGGCGACGTCGTCGCGTCGGCGCCCGGTCGGGTGGCCGTCGCCTCCTGGCTGCTGGCGCCCGGCCTGTTCCACCGCGTCGTCGCCGACTCCGGCGCCGCCGTCGTCGCCGCCCCGATCGGCGCCCACCTGCGCGTCGTCGAAGCCGTCCTGCTGCGCTACTACGAGGCCCGCTGCTTCCAAGACGCCGCCTGA
- a CDS encoding uroporphyrinogen-III synthase: MTAAPLAGYTVGVTAARRADELGALLERKGATVLHGPAIRIVPLPDDAELLAATRAVVDEPVDFAVATTGIGFRGWVEAAEGWGLGARLLSRLSGARVLARGPKARGAVRAAGLVETWSPEGESNAELLEHLVRSGVAGRRVAVQLHGDVLPEFTSTLRAAGATVVEVPVYRWTGPSDPAPLERLLEAVLAGQVDALTFTSAPAAASVLRTAAAMGRRTELLALLSREVLVVGVGAITAGPLVGAGVPVVQPARARIGALARELTLELPARATRLRIATRDVELRGQAVVVDGELRPVPPAPMAVLRVLAAARGRVVSRRDLLAALPSGGEEHAVETAIGRLRSALGEPRMVATVVKRGYRLALDPAEVAV, from the coding sequence GTGACCGCCGCCCCGCTGGCGGGGTACACGGTCGGGGTGACCGCCGCCCGGCGGGCCGACGAGCTGGGCGCCCTGCTGGAGCGCAAGGGCGCGACCGTGCTGCACGGTCCCGCCATCAGGATCGTGCCGCTGCCCGACGACGCGGAGCTGCTGGCCGCGACCAGGGCCGTGGTGGACGAACCGGTGGACTTCGCCGTGGCGACCACCGGCATCGGCTTCCGGGGCTGGGTGGAGGCCGCCGAGGGCTGGGGGCTGGGCGCGCGCCTGCTGTCCCGGCTGTCCGGGGCGCGGGTGCTGGCCAGGGGGCCGAAGGCCCGGGGCGCGGTGCGCGCCGCCGGGTTGGTCGAGACGTGGTCGCCGGAGGGCGAGAGCAACGCCGAGCTGCTGGAGCACCTGGTGCGGTCCGGGGTGGCCGGTCGGCGGGTGGCCGTGCAGCTGCACGGCGACGTGCTGCCGGAGTTCACGTCGACCCTGCGCGCGGCCGGCGCCACGGTCGTCGAGGTCCCGGTCTACCGCTGGACCGGCCCGTCCGACCCCGCGCCCCTGGAGCGGCTGCTGGAGGCCGTGCTGGCGGGTCAGGTGGACGCGCTCACGTTCACCAGCGCGCCCGCCGCCGCCTCCGTGCTGCGCACCGCCGCCGCGATGGGCCGGCGCACCGAGCTGCTGGCCCTGCTCAGCCGCGAGGTGCTGGTGGTGGGCGTCGGCGCGATCACCGCCGGACCGCTGGTCGGGGCCGGTGTCCCGGTCGTGCAGCCCGCGCGGGCCCGCATCGGCGCGCTGGCCCGCGAGCTGACGCTGGAACTGCCGGCGCGGGCGACCAGGCTGCGGATCGCCACCCGTGACGTCGAGCTGCGCGGCCAGGCCGTCGTGGTGGACGGCGAGCTGCGGCCCGTCCCGCCCGCCCCGATGGCCGTGCTGCGCGTCCTGGCCGCCGCGCGCGGCCGGGTGGTGTCCCGGCGCGACCTGCTGGCGGCGTTGCCGAGCGGTGGGGAGGAGCACGCCGTGGAGACCGCGATCGGCCGGCTGCGCTCGGCGCTGGGCGAGCCGCGGATGGTCGCGACCGTCGTGAAGCGCGGCTACCGCCTGGCCCTGGATCCCGCGGAGGTGGCGGTATGA
- the nirD gene encoding nitrite reductase small subunit NirD encodes MTPVCELSVLRPDQGVAALLPDGSQVAVFLTASGAVHALGNVDPFSGAAVLSRGIVGDRGGVPVVVSPVYKQAFELSTGKCLDDPSTGVPVHPVVVTDGVVQVGSP; translated from the coding sequence ATGACACCCGTGTGCGAGTTGAGCGTCCTGCGACCCGACCAGGGCGTGGCGGCCCTGCTGCCGGACGGCTCCCAGGTGGCGGTGTTCCTCACCGCCTCCGGGGCGGTGCACGCGCTGGGCAACGTCGACCCGTTCAGCGGCGCGGCCGTGCTGTCGCGCGGCATCGTCGGCGACCGGGGCGGCGTGCCGGTGGTCGTGTCACCGGTCTACAAGCAGGCGTTCGAGCTGAGCACCGGCAAGTGCCTGGACGACCCCTCGACCGGGGTGCCGGTGCACCCGGTGGTCGTGACCGACGGCGTCGTCCAGGTCGGGTCGCCGTGA